The genomic stretch atcatggtatgggcgtgcttttcatactatggagtaAATCCGATCCACAGgattcaaggcatcatggatcaCCACATTTACAGATATCCTGGAAAATGTTATGGTGCCatatgccgaggatgaaatgccgttttttttGGACgtttcaacaggataacgacccaaaacacacaagcaagaaggctcgaaagtggtttgagcagaaatcgatccgagtaTTCAAATGGCCTGCtcagtcacccgacttgaatcaATCGAAAATCTTTGTGTGGACGTGAAAACaaggtttctgaagccaaaccCAACAATAACGAGGAACTTTGGATTCGTTGGGGATCGAGGGtcaaggattcatggagcaaaattcctcaaaaacggtaccaggacttggtggactccatgccagGACgatgcgcagctgtcattgccaaCAAAggtcacgcaaccaaatattaagattctttaaacatagttcttgagatataatccatttgttgaactcttattttatttttttatttatttattatttagttttagcaaaatacgagaaacagtgctatATTTGTTACCGCCCAAATTtgaaggtttttttttgttttaccaattatttttaaaatatcctttagatctgttaccaattttattatttcgattaaaaatcattgtagtatttaagtGTAGTgaaaaaaatgtcagaaaatagagaaacgctggggcaaacacgaaatgtgcttatggtgctattattgttaccgcaactgtatGTAATGCCGGATGATCGAATCTTGTCCGGTTTGTAAGCTGGATTCtacaaagtatttaatatacaCTCATACAGGGTAGCAGTTAGGAACAAAAGTAAATTCAATAATACATGCAACAATTGCgggaaaaaaatgtattccgATCGAAGACCTTCGCGGAAAATCTAAACCGATCTAGAACTCTATGGCAGAAAATCTACGCAAATTGTATTGCACTTCAGTTCAATTAAGTTTAGCCAATTACTAGCCATCTTACAAACACCAGTCAACAATATAAAATGGCTTAATAttgtagttttattttttgtaattcaCTGTTCACTGGCAAAATATGCAGCGTTTATTTTGTCAAAACATTTATGCCGACTAGTGCACGCACATACGTATGCACATACGTTGATTGGGTAGAAAAAACTGAATGTTGAACAGAGTATTACGCAACAAATAAGTCCAAGcagaataataattttaatcaatatttatGGAGTATGCTTTCACATATAACGTTTAAAATCAATCCTTTGAAACACCCAACTCTGTGTTGCTCCATTTCCTTGAGTTAGGATAATCGAATTCCCCCTGTGaataatgttttaatataatatatatatatgtatatatattcattatcTTACCGTTATGTGGTCAGGTTCATGCCATAAGTGCCAGATTACCCACCACCACATAGCTCCACCAACAGTTACAGCACCAATTTTAGTTGCCTTTGAATGGGGAGGGGGGCCATTACGGTAAGATACCCTAAAATAGTAATGTaagtttaaaatgaaatataattgaataGGTTTCCCAACTTACACATGACTTTTCCTTTGAATTATGTTACGACCTAAGATCGTACGAGGAAAACACCCGATTGAAGAACCCAATCTAAAAGCAAAGCTCATCGTCTGctcgaaattagttttaaaaaacctaataaaaattattttttcacttGCTATTTACTCAAGTAATTTATTGTTATGGTAATAAGAATGGCTAGTGCGGTATTTCTCCAAACTAAATACCCTGTCCATAATTGTAGCATCAATGAATAATAGCGTATTCCCAATAGTACGTTTGTCTTTGACATGTAAGGGTGTTCCAGAATTTGCGTCC from Drosophila simulans strain w501 unplaced genomic scaffold, Prin_Dsim_3.1 Segkk87_quiver_pilon, whole genome shotgun sequence encodes the following:
- the LOC27208205 gene encoding NADH dehydrogenase [ubiquinone] 1 beta subcomplex subunit 2, mitochondrial, yielding MSFAFRLGSSIGCFPRTILGRNIIQRKSHVVSYRNGPPPHSKATKIGAVTVGGAMWWWVIWHLWHEPDHITGEFDYPNSRKWSNTELGVSKD